A segment of the Fimbriimonadaceae bacterium genome:
GATTATTCGCTAGGAGCGACAGCTTGGCATACAAGCGGTTTGTTTCCGACTATCCTGCCTTCGAACAGACAAGCCTGTGGGGCGATACCTCCATTGCTGGAACGGCCGCTGGCAAGGCTTACATCGTGTCAACCAACCCAAAGGTAATCGAACGGTGCATCCTCATGACGACTTCGCCCGGGGACCTGGTGCTCGACCCTACTTGTGGAGGAGGAACAACTGCTTTGGAGGCTGAGGACCTCGGGCGACGATGGATTACAGCGGACACCAGCCGGGTCGCCCTCAGCATTGCGCGGCAACGGCTGATGACGGCTCGGTTCGACTCCTACAAGATGCGTGCCCTTGACGGCAAAGATGTTGGGCAGAACCCAAGCGGCACGTGGCTGACCGACCCGAGCGGCGAACTCTCCGGACCGGTGACGTTCGACTGCAAGACGGTCCCCCACATCACCCTCAAATCCATCGCTCAGAACCAAGCCCTCGACCCCGTCTTCGACCGGTGGGACCCACAACTCAGGGAAGCCTGCGAACGAGCGAACGATGCGCTCCGAGCGTGTCCGGCTGACCTGCGGGTCAAGTTGCTCACCAAGGCGAAGGACTCCCTCGGCGAGAAGAAGGCCAATTCGGTGGGCAACGACCTCGCCAAGTTGAAGAAGGCGCTCTCCGACGCCGACTGGCGTCGATGGGTGCTCCCGCCCGACCTCAAGCCCACGCGCAACTACACGACCGTGGCGAACGACTTCGACGGCTGGTACGAGTGGGAGATGCCGTTCGACGCGGACCCCGACTGGCCGCAGCCGCTCCAGGACGCGGTGCGGCGCTACCGCGAGCTTTGGAAGGCGAAGATGAAGGAGGTCAACGACACCATCGCCGCCCGCGCGGAGCAGGAGGAGTTGGTCGACCAACCCATCAAGGTCCCCGGCGTGCTCCGGGTGAGCGGCCCCTTCACGGTCGAGGGGGTGATCCCGGTCGAGGAGAACATCGACGTGGACGAGGAGTCCCCCATCGAGCCCTACGACGAGGAACTCGACACGTTCGAGCCTGGTGCAAACGGATCCACAAGCATCGACGTGGCCGACGTCTCGAACGCGGACAGCTACCTCGACCAAATGACCGGGCTCTTGCGGAAAGACGGCGTCCGGTTCCTCAACAACAAGGTGCAGGAGTTCGCCCGACTCGACCGGGTCATGGGGGCCACCCACCACGCGGAGGGCGAGTGGGAAAACGGGCCCGACGGCAACGCGGCAAAGTCCGTGTACGTCGTGTTCGGCCCGCAATACGGCGCGCTGACGCGCGGCGTGGTGGACGATGTTCTGGCCCGGTCGCGGAAGGCGGACGTCGTGCTGTTCGTCGGGTTCTCCTTCGACGCGGAAGCAAGCGGCGAGCTTGGCTACCGCAAGGAGTTGTTCGAGGCCGAGCAGAAACGCGATCCCGGCTCGACCAATGTGCAACAGGTTGAAATGGTGCAGATTCGCCCCGACGCCAACCCGGCGATGGGCGACCTGCTCAAGACCACCGTGCACCAGCAACTCTTCACGGTGAGCGGCACTCCGCGGACCCGACTGGGCAAGTCGCCGACTGGCGAGCTCCAAGTCTTGATGGAAGGCGTCGACATCTACGACCCGATTGAGAACGTGGTGCGGTCGAGCGGAGCGGACAAGGTGGCGGCCTGGTTTGTCGACGGCGACTACGACGGCCGCACGTTCTGCGTGACCCAGGCGTTCTTCCCGGACAAGTCGGCATGGGAAAAGATTGCCAAGCACCTGGACAAGAGCGGCGCGGTCGACATGGAGCGGTTCGAGGCGTTCAGCGGGACCACGTCGCTCCCCTTCCCACCGGGCAAGCACAAGCGGGTCGCAGTGAAGGTCATCGACCCGCGTGGCAACGAGGTCATGAAGGTGCACCGACTGGAGGGATTCGGGTCGTGAGAAAAGAGGAGGTCCTCAGCTTGATCGTCAAGCGCATGCGCGAAACGTTCGAGGTGCGCCGCATCATCTTGTTCGGTTCCCAAGCGCGGGGCGACGCAGACCCGGAGAGCGACTTTGACGTCCTCGTGGAAGTGGAGAGCGACTTGCCCTTGCGAGCAAGGCTCCTGGCCGGCCAAGCCGCGTTGAGTAAGCGCCGGTTCTCGATCGACCTGCTGGTCCTCACCCCCGAGGAAGTCGCCCGGCAGGCCAGCTTTCGCGGATCGGCAGTGGACTGGGCCCTTGAGGAGGGGGTGACGATCTATGCCCGGTGAACCGGAGAAGTGGCTCACCAAGGCCCGACAGGACGAACGGGCGGCGGAGATCTTGCACGGCGCGGGAGGTGCGCGAAGCCTTGTCGCCTACCACCTCCAACAGGCGGCAGAAAAGCGGATGAAGGCGGAAATGGCGGCGATGGGCTTGCGGCCACGGAAGACTCACGACCTGGAGGAAATCGCCGTGGCCCTGGAACGCCCGGTCACTGACGAAGTCATGGAAGCCTTGAGGTCACTCTCGACACTTGCCTGGATGACGCGTTACCCCGACTGGGACGAGCCTACCGAAGCCGAACCGGCCCAATTCATCGCGGAGCATCGCCGGGTCGTGGACTGGCTGGGAGCCCGAGATTGAGGCAAGAGCCACAGCCGATCCAGCCCGTCGAGTCGCCGGTCATCTGCAGCCCCTACCGGGAGCCGGACTGGCATTACGATTACGACCGCAAGACGGGCGAAGCGACCAAGAAGCCTGGACGACGCCCGGCCTACTACTGGTTCAAGTCAGAGGAGCGGGTGCGGGGCCAGGGCCAACTGTTCGAGACGGAGGAAGAGCGGCGCGAACTCGACTTGGTCAACAAGCTGCGCCAGGACGTGAAGCGGTGGAGGGAGTCCGGCTACCCGGGGGCGGAGAACGTCACCAAGGAGTTGCTGCGTCACTGGTGGCGGGCCGACCGTACCCGCCGACTGTTCTTCTGTCAACTGGAAGCGGCCGAGACCATCATCTTTCTGAACGAGATCCGCGGCCTCAAACGGGACGGGTCTCGCCGCCGACCGGTCTGGTCGCCGGAGTTCTCGGACACGGACTTCCAGGCCCTCACCGACCGACCGGCCGACCCCGGCTACGCGCCGCTGACCCGCATGGGCGCCAAGGTCTGCACCGGCGCAGGAAAAACCACGGTGATGGCCATGCTGATCGCCTGGGCCTTCTGCAACCGGGCCCGTGTCCCGAGCGACGAAAGGTTTCCGAAAGCGGCCCTCGTCTGCTGCCCCAACCTGACCATCAAGGAGCGGCTCCAGGTCCTCCGCCCCGACGCCAAGGGTCAGGACATCTACACCCAGTTCGACCTAGTCCCGACGCTCTACCGGCCCTTGCTGCAGACGGGCAAAGTCGAGATTGTCAACTGGCACGCCTTCAACCCGACGAGCGAGCACAGCGAGGGCGGCAAGTCGTACGCGGTCGTCCAGAAGGGTGCGGAGGACGACGAGTCGTTCGCCCGCAACCGGCTCGGCACGCTGTACGACATGGGCCCCCTGCTCGTGATGAACGACGAGGGGCACCACGCCTACCGCCCCAAGCCCGCGGACGGCAAGCTCTTCGTCGAGGGGAGCGACGACAACGACGAGGCGACCGTTTGGGTCCAGGGTCTCGACCGCATCAACAAGTCCTGCGGCATCCAGGTCTGCGTCGACCTCTCGGCGACGCCGTTCTATATCAAAGGGTCGGGCTTTCCCGAGGGGGAGCCGTTCCCGTGGATCGTCAGCGACTTTGGCCTGGTCGACGGGATCGAGAGCGGGATCACCAAGATTCCTCGACTCCCCGTCAGCGACACGACCGGCCGACCCGACGCGAAGTACTTCAGGCTGTGGAAGAACATCACGCGCGATTTGGCTGCCTCTCAGCGGGTCGCGGGTCGAAAGCCGAAGCCGGAGGTCGTCTGGGAGCGGGCCCAGGACGCCCTGGTCCAGTTGGCCGGCGAATATAGGAAGGCATTCGACGAGATCCAGGGGGCCAGCGACCTCCAACTGAAGGCTCCGCCGGTCATGATCCTCGTCTGCGACAACACGCAGATCGCCGAGCTCTTCTTCCGCAGCATCAGCGGTGAGGACGAGGTCGAGGCGCTCTACGCCGCCGAGTCCGATGACGACTCGGACGAGCCAGAAGTCGAGGAGGACGGACCCAAGAGGAAGGGCAAGAAGGCGAAGAAGAAGGTCGTGTACCGTGGCTCGCCAGACTGGGCCTCCTTGTTCGAGAACGGCCCGAAGTCCAGGCACACGATCAGCATCGACAGTAACCGCTTGGCGAAGGTGGAGAGCGAGGACCCGACGGCGACGAAGGACAAAGCCGCCCGGGAGCTGAGGGAGATCGTCAACACCGTCGGACGGATCGGGAAACCGGGGCAAGACGTCCGGTGCGTCGTCTCGGTCGCCATGCTGACGGAAGGCTGGGACGCGAACAACGTCACCCACATCCTGGGGCTGCGGGCCTTCGGCTCCCAGTTGCTTTGCGAGCAAGTCGTCGGTCGCGGCCTGCGCCGGATGAACTATGACCCGGACCCGGAGACCGGGCTGTTGCCCGAAGAGTATGTGGACGTGTACGGCATCCCGTTCTCGGTCATTCCCTACAAGGGCAAGCCGAGTTCCGCGCCGCCGGACAAGCCAGTCAACTTCATCCGGGCCGTTCCCGAGAGAAGTCACTTTGAGATCCGCTTCCCCAATGTCGAGGGATTCGTCTTCGCCCTAAAACGCAACCTCATCCGGGCTGACATCGACCAGATGGAGCGCATGGTCCTCGAACCGGAGCTGACACCGACCGCGACATTCCTCCGCATTCAGGCGGGGTATTCGGAGGGTGCGGCTTCTGGCAAGGGGCTCGGCGCATTTGTCGTGCACAACCGCGACGACTACTACGCGATGCATCACCCTCAGCAAATCGAGTTCGAGGTGGCGCGGCAGGTCGTGTCTGCCCTTGTGGGCGAAGGTGAGTTCGCGCCGGTCGGAGGGAACGCCCGGACCCGAGGCTACGCCCGCCATGAACTTTTCCCGCAGGTCGCCCGCCTGGTGCGGAAGTACGTCTCCACCAAGGT
Coding sequences within it:
- a CDS encoding DEAD/DEAH box helicase family protein, with amino-acid sequence MRQEPQPIQPVESPVICSPYREPDWHYDYDRKTGEATKKPGRRPAYYWFKSEERVRGQGQLFETEEERRELDLVNKLRQDVKRWRESGYPGAENVTKELLRHWWRADRTRRLFFCQLEAAETIIFLNEIRGLKRDGSRRRPVWSPEFSDTDFQALTDRPADPGYAPLTRMGAKVCTGAGKTTVMAMLIAWAFCNRARVPSDERFPKAALVCCPNLTIKERLQVLRPDAKGQDIYTQFDLVPTLYRPLLQTGKVEIVNWHAFNPTSEHSEGGKSYAVVQKGAEDDESFARNRLGTLYDMGPLLVMNDEGHHAYRPKPADGKLFVEGSDDNDEATVWVQGLDRINKSCGIQVCVDLSATPFYIKGSGFPEGEPFPWIVSDFGLVDGIESGITKIPRLPVSDTTGRPDAKYFRLWKNITRDLAASQRVAGRKPKPEVVWERAQDALVQLAGEYRKAFDEIQGASDLQLKAPPVMILVCDNTQIAELFFRSISGEDEVEALYAAESDDDSDEPEVEEDGPKRKGKKAKKKVVYRGSPDWASLFENGPKSRHTISIDSNRLAKVESEDPTATKDKAARELREIVNTVGRIGKPGQDVRCVVSVAMLTEGWDANNVTHILGLRAFGSQLLCEQVVGRGLRRMNYDPDPETGLLPEEYVDVYGIPFSVIPYKGKPSSAPPDKPVNFIRAVPERSHFEIRFPNVEGFVFALKRNLIRADIDQMERMVLEPELTPTATFLRIQAGYSEGAASGKGLGAFVVHNRDDYYAMHHPQQIEFEVARQVVSALVGEGEFAPVGGNARTRGYARHELFPQVARLVRKYVSTKVDFKGADPCELGLDKYVRRIVERLRDAIEPDDDQGEVPLLPVLNRFNPVSSTSDVEYTTKRPVHATVRSHINSVVLDSTWEQTVSFHLERLTSLVRCYARNDRGFLTIPYEFEGVQHTYSPDYLVRLADGAVLLLEVKGLADDETNQKHQGARRWVSAVNNWGQLGRWAFAVCGKPHELEALLRGFLPEGEGPKRGVAGAR
- a CDS encoding HEPN domain-containing protein, yielding MPGEPEKWLTKARQDERAAEILHGAGGARSLVAYHLQQAAEKRMKAEMAAMGLRPRKTHDLEEIAVALERPVTDEVMEALRSLSTLAWMTRYPDWDEPTEAEPAQFIAEHRRVVDWLGARD
- a CDS encoding nucleotidyltransferase domain-containing protein, which gives rise to MRKEEVLSLIVKRMRETFEVRRIILFGSQARGDADPESDFDVLVEVESDLPLRARLLAGQAALSKRRFSIDLLVLTPEEVARQASFRGSAVDWALEEGVTIYAR
- a CDS encoding site-specific DNA-methyltransferase, giving the protein REPEMVKAYRDTWTLGVHSYLSYLRDRLLLCKELLADSGSIFVQISDENLHRVRSLLDEVFGAENTISVISFTTTGGFATKFLSRAGDYLLWYAKDKEKARYYQLYRLKADGGLQGDDYRYHQTPEGELKTATEEEHAVVDLMRLDNTVSQGAASGPQPIEISGRIYSPNERTHWKAQYPTGMTRLTQAGRLFARSDSLAYKRFVSDYPAFEQTSLWGDTSIAGTAAGKAYIVSTNPKVIERCILMTTSPGDLVLDPTCGGGTTALEAEDLGRRWITADTSRVALSIARQRLMTARFDSYKMRALDGKDVGQNPSGTWLTDPSGELSGPVTFDCKTVPHITLKSIAQNQALDPVFDRWDPQLREACERANDALRACPADLRVKLLTKAKDSLGEKKANSVGNDLAKLKKALSDADWRRWVLPPDLKPTRNYTTVANDFDGWYEWEMPFDADPDWPQPLQDAVRRYRELWKAKMKEVNDTIAARAEQEELVDQPIKVPGVLRVSGPFTVEGVIPVEENIDVDEESPIEPYDEELDTFEPGANGSTSIDVADVSNADSYLDQMTGLLRKDGVRFLNNKVQEFARLDRVMGATHHAEGEWENGPDGNAAKSVYVVFGPQYGALTRGVVDDVLARSRKADVVLFVGFSFDAEASGELGYRKELFEAEQKRDPGSTNVQQVEMVQIRPDANPAMGDLLKTTVHQQLFTVSGTPRTRLGKSPTGELQVLMEGVDIYDPIENVVRSSGADKVAAWFVDGDYDGRTFCVTQAFFPDKSAWEKIAKHLDKSGAVDMERFEAFSGTTSLPFPPGKHKRVAVKVIDPRGNEVMKVHRLEGFGS